A genomic region of Balaenoptera acutorostrata chromosome 4, mBalAcu1.1, whole genome shotgun sequence contains the following coding sequences:
- the OLIG2 gene encoding oligodendrocyte transcription factor 2, whose translation MDSDASLVSSRPSSPEPDDLFLPARSKSSGGSGFTGGTVSSSTPSDCPPERSAELRGAMGAAGAHPGDKLGGGGFKSSSSSTSSSTSSAAASSTKKDKKQMTEPELQQLRLKINSRERKRMHDLNIAMDGLREVMPYAHGPSVRKLSKIATLLLARNYILMLTNSLEEMKRLVSEIYGGHHAGFHPSACGGLAHSAPLPAATAHPAAAAHAAHHPAVHHPILPPAAAAAAAAAAAAAVSSASLPGSGLSSVGSIRPPHGLLKSPSAAAAAPLGGAGGSGGGGGGFQHWGGMPCPCSMCQVPPPHHHVSAMGAGSLPRLTSDAK comes from the coding sequence ATGGACTCAGACGCCAGCCTGGTGTCTAGCCGCCCGTCGTCGCCAGAGCCCGATGACCTTTTCCTGCCGGCCCGGAGCAAGAGCAGTGGGGGCAGCGGCTTCACGGGGGGCACCGTGTCCTCGTCCACGCCCAGCGACTGCCCGCCAGAGCGGAGCGCCGAGCTGCGCGGCGCCATGGGCGCGGCGGGCGCGCACCCGGGGGACAAGCTGGGCGGCGGTGGCTTCAAGTCATCCTCGTCCAGCACCTCGTCGTCCACGTCGTCAGCGGCCGCGTCGTCCACTAAGAAGGACAAGAAACAGATGACTGAGCCCGAGCTGCAGCAGCTACGCCTCAAGATCAACAGCCGCGAGCGCAAGCGGATGCACGACCTCAACATCGCCATGGACGGGCTGCGCGAGGTCATGCCGTACGCGCACGGCCCGTCGGTGCGCAAGCTCTCCAAAATCGCCACGCTGCTGCTGGCGCGCAACTACATTCTCATGCTCACCAACTCGCTGGAGGAGATGAAGCGACTGGTGAGCGAGATCTACGGCGGCCACCACGCCGGCTTCCACCCATCGGCCTGCGGCGGCCTGGCACACTCGGCGCCCCTGCCCGCCGCCACCGCGCACCCCGCGGCCGCCGCCCACGCGGCGCACCACCCGGCGGTGCACCACCCCATCTtgcctcccgccgccgccgccgctgccgccgctgccgccgccgccgcggtgTCCAGCGCCTCCCTGCCCGGCTCCGGGCTGTCGTCGGTCGGCTCCATTCGGCCCCCTCACGGCCTGCTCAAGTCTCCgtcggcggcggcggcagccccGCTGGGGGGCGCGGGCGgcagcggcgggggcggcggcggcttCCAGCACTGGGGCGGCATGCCTTGCCCCTGCAGCATGTGCCAGGTGCCGCCCCCGCACCACCACGTGTCGGCCATGGGCGCCGGCAGTCTGCCGCGCCTCACCTCCGACGCCAAGTGA